In Hominilimicola fabiformis, a genomic segment contains:
- a CDS encoding SH3 domain-containing protein, protein MNSRNKLIAVCVICAAVALLSVGGVVFAYQKYASTFNNASNGNVSLNSINEGMSYTILDDGTNVYENPDKGSAVLMQTKANETVSFLALAHGGFYKIRVNGVDGYVLCDKVVDKTLATPAPTENPTKVMYIVNANESVTLRKTPDQNGEQITTIPLGTQVEFVKKENDDFSKIKYGGQEGFVMTKYLTEDANIAIQQAGNKNAKPAEPVQHATGSSDVSVKFTMYVFNVQNSIYLRKYAEENSENICTIPWGEPVGYIEDVTNGFYKIKYKGQIGYAKAEYLTSTDPHVYTGGNPIYHISGVQNSVYLRKTPSEPAEYICEIPVGAAVEYLGSYNGYDKVNYNGMVGYVTSAYVR, encoded by the coding sequence ATGAATTCAAGGAACAAATTAATCGCTGTTTGCGTTATATGTGCGGCAGTTGCATTGCTGTCTGTCGGCGGAGTTGTTTTTGCATATCAAAAGTATGCGTCAACATTCAATAATGCAAGCAACGGAAATGTAAGTTTAAACAGCATTAATGAAGGTATGTCATATACAATTTTAGATGACGGTACGAATGTTTATGAAAATCCCGATAAAGGCTCGGCAGTGCTTATGCAGACAAAAGCAAATGAAACGGTAAGCTTTTTGGCACTTGCACATGGCGGTTTTTATAAGATAAGAGTAAACGGAGTGGACGGATATGTGTTGTGTGACAAGGTTGTCGATAAAACTCTTGCAACACCGGCACCGACAGAAAATCCGACAAAGGTTATGTACATTGTAAATGCGAATGAAAGTGTAACATTGAGGAAAACTCCGGACCAAAACGGTGAACAGATTACCACAATTCCGCTTGGCACGCAGGTTGAATTTGTAAAAAAGGAAAATGATGATTTTTCAAAAATTAAGTATGGCGGACAAGAAGGCTTTGTAATGACAAAGTATCTTACGGAAGACGCGAATATTGCAATTCAACAGGCAGGCAATAAAAATGCCAAACCTGCTGAACCGGTGCAACATGCGACAGGCTCGTCCGATGTATCGGTTAAATTCACAATGTATGTTTTTAATGTACAGAACTCAATATATTTAAGAAAGTATGCGGAAGAAAATTCGGAAAATATCTGTACAATCCCTTGGGGTGAACCTGTAGGATATATTGAGGATGTTACAAACGGTTTCTACAAAATAAAATACAAGGGACAAATCGGTTATGCCAAAGCGGAATATTTGACATCAACAGATCCTCATGTCTACACAGGTGGAAATCCGATTTATCATATTTCAGGAGTGCAAAATTCGGTGTATTTAAGAAAAACACCGTCAGAGCCGGCGGAATACATTTGTGAAATTCCTGTCGGAGCGGCAGTTGAATATCTCGGCTCGTACAACGGATATGATAAGGTTAATTATAACGGTATGGTCGGATATGTGACAAGTGCATACGTCAGATAG
- the guaB gene encoding IMP dehydrogenase, with amino-acid sequence MEEKFSKEGLTFDDVLLVPQASDFTPNEVDLTTKLTKNITLNIPLMSSAMDTVTESSMAIAIAREGGIGIIHKNMTIEQQAAEVDKVKRSENGVIANPFSLSENHTLKDADELMGKYKISGVPICDDNNVLIGIITNRDLRFETDFAKKIKDAMTSENLITAPVGTTLSEAQKLLSKHKIEKLPIVDEKNHLKGLITIKDIEKAIRYPNSARDKNGRLLVGAAIGVTNDALERVKAVYDAGVDVVVLDSAHGHSKNIINKVKEIKEAFPDLDLIAGNIATGEAAEALINAGADCVKVGIGPGSICTTRVVAGIGVPQITAVYDVSQVAKKYNIPVIADGGVKYSGDVVKAVAAGADVIMLGSLLAGCDESPGEFEIFQGRRFKVYRGMGSIAAMECGSKDRYFQTGSKKLVPEGVEGRVPYKGPVSDTIFQILGGLRSGMGYCGTKTIPLLKENGKFVRITGAGLKESHPHDIYITKEAPNYSYNTQG; translated from the coding sequence ATGGAAGAAAAATTTTCTAAGGAAGGTCTTACATTTGATGATGTATTACTTGTACCGCAAGCATCTGATTTTACACCTAACGAAGTTGACTTAACAACAAAACTAACTAAAAACATAACGCTTAACATACCGCTGATGAGTTCGGCAATGGATACTGTTACAGAGTCGTCAATGGCTATTGCAATCGCACGAGAGGGCGGAATCGGAATAATTCATAAGAATATGACGATTGAACAGCAGGCTGCGGAAGTTGATAAAGTAAAGAGAAGTGAGAACGGCGTTATAGCCAATCCGTTCAGTCTTTCTGAAAACCATACGCTAAAAGACGCAGATGAGCTTATGGGTAAATATAAAATTTCAGGTGTTCCGATTTGTGATGACAATAACGTGCTTATCGGTATAATTACAAACCGTGACTTGAGATTTGAAACAGATTTTGCAAAGAAAATTAAAGACGCTATGACAAGCGAAAATCTTATAACTGCTCCTGTCGGAACAACTCTTTCAGAGGCACAGAAACTTCTTTCAAAGCACAAGATTGAGAAGTTGCCGATAGTTGATGAGAAAAATCACTTAAAAGGACTTATTACAATAAAGGATATTGAAAAAGCTATCCGTTATCCGAATTCTGCAAGAGATAAGAACGGCAGACTTTTGGTCGGTGCGGCAATCGGTGTTACAAACGATGCATTGGAAAGAGTTAAGGCTGTATATGATGCAGGTGTTGACGTTGTTGTACTTGACAGTGCACACGGTCACAGTAAGAATATCATAAATAAGGTTAAGGAAATCAAGGAGGCATTCCCTGATTTGGACTTAATCGCAGGAAATATCGCAACAGGTGAGGCGGCAGAGGCACTTATTAACGCAGGCGCAGACTGTGTTAAGGTCGGTATCGGTCCGGGTTCAATCTGTACAACCCGTGTCGTTGCAGGTATCGGTGTACCGCAGATTACTGCTGTATATGACGTAAGCCAAGTTGCAAAGAAGTACAATATCCCTGTTATCGCCGACGGCGGTGTTAAGTATTCGGGCGATGTTGTTAAGGCTGTTGCGGCAGGTGCGGACGTTATTATGCTTGGTAGCTTGCTTGCAGGCTGTGACGAAAGCCCTGGCGAATTTGAAATATTCCAAGGCAGACGTTTCAAGGTTTACAGAGGTATGGGTTCAATCGCAGCAATGGAATGTGGAAGTAAGGATAGATACTTCCAGACAGGTTCAAAGAAACTTGTTCCGGAGGGTGTTGAAGGTCGTGTACCTTATAAGGGCCCTGTTTCTGATACTATATTCCAAATACTCGGCGGTCTGCGTTCGGGTATGGGTTACTGCGGTACTAAGACAATTCCTCTACTAAAGGAAAACGGTAAGTTCGTAAGAATTACAGGTGCAGGTCTAAAGGAAAGCCATCCTCATGATATTTATATCACTAAAGAGGCTCCAAACTACAGCTATAATACACAAGGCTAA
- a CDS encoding alpha-L-arabinofuranosidase C-terminal domain-containing protein encodes MNKITVTTNKKASMSDFYGIFFEDINHAADGGLYGEMIRNRAFEFSPMDNPSYQALTAWKRIEEGGASVSSFVSNKSPFSKRNPNYLILEINKTGTRAGIKNLGYNSGIAVKENESYNFSCYAKSDKPCEITVSIDNAYGEVITEKSLNITSNEWTEYSFTLTSPVDDFSAVLAVTSKQECKFCLDFVSLFPVKTYKNRKNGMRNDIAEMLADLKPKFMRFPGGCLIHDGTLNSDDRNSMYRWKNTIGAVTDRPSRRNNWRYNQSLGLGYFEYFQFCEDIGAKPLPVLPAGYNPHMEQAVPLDEMQEWIDDALDLIEFANGNADTKWGKIRCDMGHAEPFNLEYLAVGNEEVGQGFWDRYDLFHKAIKEKYPQIKIINSAGPFPQGGEFERGWNNAKKNGSDLVDEHYYTSPEWMLANCHRYDNMPSDGPKVFLGEYASWGNTYYNALIEAAYMTGLENNAHAIGLVCYAPLLCNVDYINWQPDMIWFDNHRVYGSANYYVQKMFMNCTGNNLLDVKHDGFDKPITLGSDKISGNIEIEADRCSAEFYDIKITDITTGNVKTYDNLSFNNGGKAVIDSIDSNHYKVESTAKRTAGDKGFRLFFGKSDDKNLIQWFIGGWQNQDTEVNAQVNGRGSCLDHNIFSVMTGQEYKLCLEVNGRNITTYINGKTANTAIDKQPVMEELYYTASSDDNNIYIKAVNVRDTEITSEICVEGVNGINANITELSGNSLNDMNDFDNPKKVSPKTSALTAVSNTFEYTFPPQSVTIFTVQK; translated from the coding sequence ATGAATAAAATCACAGTAACCACAAACAAAAAAGCGTCTATGTCCGATTTTTACGGTATATTTTTTGAAGACATAAACCATGCCGCCGACGGCGGACTTTACGGTGAAATGATACGCAACAGGGCGTTTGAATTTTCACCTATGGACAATCCGTCATATCAGGCGTTGACGGCTTGGAAACGTATTGAAGAGGGCGGTGCGTCGGTATCGTCATTTGTATCAAACAAATCACCGTTTTCAAAGCGAAATCCAAATTATCTTATTCTTGAAATTAATAAAACAGGCACAAGAGCCGGCATAAAAAATCTCGGCTACAACAGCGGTATTGCGGTAAAGGAAAATGAAAGCTACAATTTTTCATGCTACGCAAAAAGTGACAAGCCTTGTGAAATAACAGTTTCAATAGACAACGCATACGGTGAAGTCATTACAGAAAAGTCGCTTAACATCACGTCAAACGAATGGACGGAGTATTCATTTACATTAACATCACCTGTTGACGATTTTTCGGCAGTGCTTGCAGTCACATCAAAGCAAGAATGTAAATTCTGTCTTGATTTTGTATCGTTATTCCCCGTAAAAACCTACAAAAACCGTAAAAACGGTATGAGAAACGACATAGCCGAAATGCTTGCGGACCTAAAACCTAAATTTATGCGTTTTCCAGGCGGTTGTCTTATCCACGACGGCACACTTAATTCCGACGACAGAAACTCAATGTACCGTTGGAAAAACACAATCGGTGCTGTAACCGACAGACCGTCACGACGTAACAACTGGCGATACAATCAATCGTTGGGACTCGGATATTTTGAATACTTCCAATTCTGTGAGGACATCGGTGCAAAGCCTCTGCCTGTACTTCCTGCCGGATATAATCCGCATATGGAGCAAGCCGTTCCGCTTGACGAAATGCAGGAATGGATTGATGACGCGCTTGACCTTATCGAATTTGCCAACGGCAATGCCGACACGAAGTGGGGCAAAATAAGATGTGATATGGGACACGCCGAGCCGTTCAATCTTGAATATCTTGCAGTCGGCAACGAAGAAGTCGGTCAGGGCTTTTGGGACAGATATGACCTTTTCCACAAAGCCATAAAAGAGAAATATCCGCAAATAAAAATAATCAATTCCGCAGGGCCTTTCCCGCAGGGCGGTGAATTTGAACGCGGTTGGAACAACGCAAAAAAGAACGGCTCTGACCTTGTTGACGAGCATTACTACACATCACCCGAATGGATGCTTGCCAACTGCCACCGTTACGACAATATGCCGTCAGACGGTCCGAAAGTATTCTTAGGCGAATACGCGTCATGGGGCAACACATATTACAACGCACTTATCGAGGCGGCATATATGACAGGACTTGAAAACAACGCACACGCAATCGGTCTTGTATGCTATGCACCACTTTTATGCAATGTTGACTACATAAACTGGCAGCCCGATATGATTTGGTTTGACAATCACAGAGTATACGGCAGTGCAAATTACTATGTACAAAAAATGTTTATGAACTGCACAGGCAACAATCTGCTTGACGTAAAGCACGACGGTTTTGACAAGCCTATCACTCTTGGCAGTGACAAAATCAGCGGTAATATTGAGATTGAAGCTGACAGATGCAGTGCGGAATTTTACGATATTAAAATCACCGACATCACAACAGGCAATGTAAAAACATACGACAACCTATCATTTAACAATGGCGGTAAAGCCGTTATAGACAGCATAGACTCAAATCATTACAAAGTCGAATCTACCGCTAAACGCACAGCAGGCGACAAAGGTTTCCGCCTGTTCTTCGGCAAGTCGGACGATAAAAACTTAATTCAATGGTTTATCGGCGGTTGGCAAAATCAAGACACAGAAGTCAACGCACAAGTAAACGGACGCGGTTCGTGCCTTGACCACAACATTTTCTCCGTAATGACAGGACAGGAATACAAGCTTTGCCTTGAAGTCAACGGCAGAAATATTACTACATATATAAACGGCAAAACCGCAAACACTGCAATCGACAAACAGCCTGTTATGGAGGAATTGTACTACACCGCAAGCAGTGACGATAACAACATTTATATTAAAGCGGTCAATGTGCGTGACACTGAAATAACATCTGAAATATGCGTTGAGGGCGTAAACGGCATTAACGCAAACATAACGGAACTTTCCGGCAATTCGCTTAATGATATGAATGATTTCGACAATCCGAAAAAGGTATCGCCGAAAACATCAGCTTTAACCGCCGTATCAAATACATTTGAATACACATTCCCGCCACAGAGCGTTACAATATTTACTGTACAGAAATAA
- a CDS encoding sodium-translocating pyrophosphatase — MESFETAAPIIVLVCSLTALLFSFIKFYSVKRKSEGTDMMKSISVKIRKGAMAYLKRQYKTVGIFFAIMFFILTVLAAKRFLSPFVPFAFLTGGFFSGLSGYVGMNIATYANTRTANGVRDGLNKGLKIAFASGSVMGLTVVGLGLFDISVWFILLKFVFKLNINDVMTAMLTFGMGASSMALFARVGGGIFTKAADVGADLVGKVEVGIPEDDPRNPACIADNVGDNVGDVAGMGADLYESYVGSIISCGALASAAGLGFNGVLVPMLIAAIGIIASIIGTFFVSTKEGATQKSLLGSLRRGTYIASILSAVGSAFLIFTLLPDNSNVIWAVISGLIAGVMIGYFTEYYTSDSYNPTKNLAKSSNTGSATIIIDGIALGMSSTAIPVIIIGISVIISYFTAGGMASFEDGLYGVGLSAVGMLSTLGITLATDAYGPVADNAGGIAEMSGLPDIVRERTDALDSLGNTTAATGKGFAIGSAALTALALIVSYTDKITEMGIELNLSVTNPAVLIGLFSGAMLPFLFSAMTMRAVGRAAQKIVVEVRRQFKEIKGLIDGKAEADYETCVDICTKSSLKEMIFPAALGILAPIIVGLVLGCNGVVGMLAGALISGFALAVMMANSGGAWDNAKKYIEAGNFGGKGSENHKAAVVGDTVGDPFKDTSGPSVNILIKLLSMVSIVFAALIATYGGMGLF, encoded by the coding sequence ATGGAAAGCTTTGAAACTGCTGCACCGATAATAGTTCTTGTCTGTTCACTTACCGCACTGTTATTTTCATTCATCAAATTTTACTCCGTAAAGCGAAAAAGCGAAGGTACGGATATGATGAAAAGCATCAGCGTCAAAATACGCAAAGGTGCAATGGCATATCTTAAACGGCAATACAAAACGGTCGGCATATTTTTTGCGATTATGTTTTTCATTTTGACCGTACTTGCGGCGAAAAGATTTCTAAGTCCGTTTGTGCCGTTTGCATTTTTGACAGGCGGATTTTTTTCGGGATTATCGGGATATGTGGGAATGAATATCGCCACATATGCCAACACACGCACCGCGAACGGTGTTCGTGACGGACTTAACAAGGGTTTAAAAATCGCGTTTGCGTCAGGCTCTGTTATGGGGCTTACCGTTGTCGGTTTAGGACTTTTCGATATAAGTGTGTGGTTTATTCTTTTGAAATTCGTGTTCAAACTCAACATAAATGACGTTATGACAGCTATGCTCACATTCGGTATGGGTGCAAGTTCAATGGCACTGTTTGCACGCGTGGGTGGCGGAATATTCACAAAAGCGGCTGATGTCGGAGCGGATTTAGTCGGCAAAGTCGAAGTCGGTATACCTGAGGACGATCCGCGTAATCCTGCCTGCATTGCCGATAATGTCGGCGACAATGTCGGTGACGTTGCAGGAATGGGTGCTGATTTGTATGAATCGTATGTCGGCTCGATTATTTCGTGCGGAGCGCTTGCATCGGCGGCAGGGCTTGGCTTTAACGGTGTACTTGTGCCGATGCTTATCGCCGCAATCGGCATAATTGCGTCTATTATCGGCACATTTTTCGTTTCGACAAAGGAAGGTGCAACGCAAAAATCGCTTTTAGGCTCATTAAGACGCGGTACATACATTGCGTCAATTCTGTCGGCAGTCGGCTCGGCATTTCTTATTTTCACATTACTTCCCGACAATTCAAATGTAATTTGGGCGGTTATTTCGGGACTTATCGCAGGCGTGATGATAGGATATTTCACAGAGTATTACACGTCAGACTCTTACAATCCTACAAAAAACCTCGCAAAATCTTCAAATACAGGCTCGGCGACAATCATAATAGACGGTATCGCACTGGGAATGTCGTCAACGGCGATACCTGTTATTATAATCGGAATTTCGGTAATTATAAGCTACTTTACCGCAGGAGGTATGGCAAGCTTTGAGGACGGACTTTACGGAGTTGGTTTGTCGGCAGTCGGTATGCTTTCAACACTCGGCATAACGCTTGCGACAGATGCATACGGACCTGTTGCCGACAACGCAGGAGGTATTGCGGAGATGTCAGGACTTCCCGATATAGTGCGTGAAAGAACGGACGCACTCGATTCACTCGGCAACACGACCGCCGCAACAGGCAAAGGTTTTGCAATAGGCTCGGCGGCACTGACCGCGCTTGCACTGATAGTTTCATACACCGATAAAATAACCGAAATGGGAATTGAACTTAATCTTTCCGTCACTAATCCCGCAGTGCTTATAGGCTTATTTTCAGGGGCAATGCTGCCGTTTTTGTTCAGTGCAATGACTATGAGAGCTGTCGGACGTGCGGCACAAAAAATTGTTGTTGAAGTAAGACGTCAGTTTAAAGAGATAAAAGGATTGATTGACGGAAAAGCAGAGGCTGATTATGAAACGTGCGTTGACATATGCACAAAATCTTCGCTAAAAGAGATGATTTTCCCCGCCGCACTCGGAATACTTGCACCGATAATTGTCGGATTGGTGCTTGGGTGCAACGGTGTTGTCGGTATGCTTGCAGGTGCTTTAATATCCGGTTTTGCACTTGCTGTAATGATGGCTAATTCGGGCGGTGCTTGGGATAATGCGAAAAAATATATCGAGGCAGGTAATTTCGGTGGTAAAGGCAGCGAAAATCATAAAGCCGCCGTTGTAGGCGATACGGTCGGTGATCCGTTTAAAGATACTTCCGGTCCGTCCGTTAATATATTGATTAAACTTCTGTCTATGGTTTCAATCGTTTTCGCCGCACTTATCGCCACATACGGCGGTATGGGGCTGTTTTAG
- the dusB gene encoding tRNA dihydrouridine synthase DusB, whose amino-acid sequence MKIGNFETENNVFLAPMAGVTDLPFRKICRRYGAGLVYSEMVSAKGLYYNDKKTADLMRIDDEERPCAIQIFGSDADIMAEVIPKVMAVKPDIIDINMGCPTPKIVNNGDGSALLKTPEKIGEIVHKVSSASPVPVTVKIRKGWDDDSINAVEVAKIIEQGGAAAIAIHGRTRAEFYSGTADWDIIKKVKESVSIPVIGNGDIKCAEDAKRMIDMTGCDAVMIGRGCEGNPFIFRQVNEYLKNGKVNFEPTPQDRLAQALEHIEMLVEEKGESRGIKEARKHIAWYIKGLAGSSRLKGEVFKISDIATMRICLTDYINQL is encoded by the coding sequence ATGAAAATAGGAAATTTTGAAACAGAAAACAACGTATTTCTTGCACCGATGGCGGGAGTAACTGATTTACCTTTCAGAAAAATATGCCGAAGATACGGTGCAGGACTTGTGTATTCGGAAATGGTGAGTGCGAAAGGACTGTACTACAACGATAAAAAAACCGCCGATTTAATGCGGATAGATGACGAAGAACGTCCTTGTGCGATACAAATATTCGGCTCTGACGCTGATATAATGGCGGAAGTGATACCGAAAGTTATGGCGGTAAAACCTGATATAATAGATATAAATATGGGCTGTCCCACACCTAAAATCGTAAACAACGGTGACGGCAGCGCATTGCTTAAGACACCCGAAAAAATAGGCGAGATAGTGCATAAAGTTTCTTCCGCGTCGCCTGTGCCTGTGACGGTAAAAATTCGTAAAGGTTGGGACGATGACAGTATAAATGCAGTTGAAGTTGCAAAGATTATAGAACAAGGCGGAGCGGCGGCGATTGCGATACACGGCAGAACGCGGGCAGAGTTTTACAGCGGAACGGCGGATTGGGATATAATAAAGAAAGTAAAAGAATCGGTTTCAATTCCGGTAATCGGCAACGGCGATATAAAATGTGCCGAGGATGCGAAAAGAATGATTGATATGACGGGTTGTGACGCGGTTATGATAGGCAGAGGCTGCGAGGGAAATCCGTTTATATTCAGACAGGTAAACGAATATCTGAAAAACGGCAAAGTGAACTTTGAACCGACTCCTCAGGACAGACTTGCACAAGCGTTGGAACATATTGAAATGCTTGTTGAAGAAAAGGGCGAAAGCCGCGGAATAAAAGAGGCGAGAAAGCATATTGCGTGGTATATCAAGGGACTTGCGGGTTCGTCGAGATTAAAGGGCGAAGTTTTCAAAATTAGTGATATTGCCACAATGCGAATATGCCTTACAGACTATATTAATCAATTATAA
- a CDS encoding transglutaminase domain-containing protein: protein MKKIKKFFAILLILAIGIAVINSQTDFFLNFGSYVPYLKENCPEVTESVSALSERLSRVTDYIPTPSELMAMIKQEDLPIDPSDVAVNAYIQNSPMLSFYPNENISMIADYDRIQIFGIVGSRSKSNLIAAFIDENGETLEQVSITANSENSFNKTISIPKTDGASVGVDVYTGDRPYGQFESWVYNYVKLVRDGNGGWVIEQSPVFEHNKAMYEKDKSIKEALKYTASIQSNSDSIISIAEQLTADKTTDYEKVLALHDWICSYMYYDVDSLASDEAPPYYATDIVKSRKAVCLGFATLMASLCRSIDIPCNVVSGYALGVGNDTAWTDISIATDEQNHAWNEVYVDGRWMIVDTTWDCANKIENGEMNKGEVSHLYFDANLQFFSNNHKILEYSKRR, encoded by the coding sequence ATGAAAAAGATAAAGAAATTTTTTGCCATACTTTTGATATTAGCAATAGGAATAGCCGTGATTAATTCGCAGACAGACTTTTTCTTGAATTTCGGAAGTTATGTTCCGTATCTTAAAGAAAATTGTCCGGAGGTTACTGAGTCAGTTTCGGCATTGTCCGAACGGCTTTCGAGGGTGACGGATTATATTCCTACACCGTCCGAGCTTATGGCAATGATAAAACAGGAGGATTTACCTATTGATCCGTCAGATGTGGCGGTCAATGCGTATATACAGAACAGTCCTATGCTTTCGTTTTATCCGAACGAAAATATTTCTATGATTGCGGATTATGACAGAATACAGATATTCGGAATTGTCGGCTCAAGAAGTAAATCAAATTTGATTGCGGCATTTATCGATGAAAACGGTGAAACGCTTGAACAGGTTTCGATTACGGCAAATTCCGAAAATAGTTTCAATAAAACAATATCAATTCCGAAAACGGACGGCGCATCTGTCGGTGTTGACGTGTATACCGGTGATAGGCCTTACGGACAGTTTGAAAGCTGGGTGTATAATTATGTAAAACTTGTGCGTGACGGCAACGGCGGTTGGGTTATCGAACAGTCACCTGTGTTTGAACATAATAAGGCGATGTATGAAAAGGATAAGTCAATTAAAGAGGCGCTTAAATACACCGCGTCTATACAGTCAAACAGTGACAGTATAATCTCTATCGCCGAACAGCTTACGGCGGATAAAACGACAGACTATGAAAAAGTGCTTGCGTTGCACGATTGGATATGTTCTTATATGTATTATGACGTTGACAGCCTTGCAAGTGACGAGGCACCGCCGTATTACGCAACGGATATAGTAAAGAGCCGTAAGGCAGTGTGTCTTGGTTTTGCAACGCTTATGGCGTCGCTGTGCAGAAGTATTGATATACCGTGTAATGTCGTGTCGGGATACGCACTTGGTGTCGGTAATGATACCGCGTGGACAGACATAAGTATTGCAACTGACGAACAAAATCACGCATGGAATGAAGTTTACGTTGACGGCAGGTGGATGATTGTCGATACAACATGGGATTGTGCAAATAAAATCGAAAACGGTGAAATGAATAAGGGCGAAGTTTCACATTTGTATTTTGACGCAAATTTGCAGTTCTTCTCAAATAATCATAAAATATTGGAATACTCAAAAAGAAGATAA